Proteins co-encoded in one Kocuria flava genomic window:
- the rplE gene encoding 50S ribosomal protein L5 has protein sequence MTETIETSMSPRFKAKYQETVVPALQEQFGYGNVMEIPRVVKVVVNMGVGDAAKDSKLIDGAVRDLTAITGQKPLVTRAKKSIAQFKLREGMPIGAHTTLRGDRMWEFLDRLVTLALPRIRDFRGLSDRQFDGNGNYTFGLTEQSMFHEIDQDRIDRVRGMDITVVTTAKTDDEGRALLKALGFPFKTN, from the coding sequence ATGACCGAGACCATCGAGACCAGCATGAGCCCGCGCTTCAAGGCCAAGTACCAGGAGACGGTCGTCCCCGCGCTGCAGGAGCAGTTCGGCTACGGCAACGTCATGGAGATCCCGCGCGTCGTCAAGGTCGTCGTGAACATGGGCGTCGGCGACGCCGCCAAGGACTCCAAGCTCATCGACGGCGCCGTGCGCGACCTCACCGCGATCACCGGCCAGAAGCCGCTCGTGACCCGCGCCAAGAAGTCCATCGCGCAGTTCAAGCTCCGCGAGGGAATGCCCATCGGCGCGCACACCACGCTGCGCGGCGACCGCATGTGGGAGTTCCTCGACCGCCTGGTGACCCTGGCCCTGCCGCGCATCCGCGACTTCCGCGGGCTGTCCGACCGCCAGTTCGACGGCAACGGCAACTACACCTTCGGCCTCACCGAGCAGTCCATGTTCCACGAGATCGACCAGGACCGGATCGACCGCGTGCGCGGCATGGACATCACGGTGGTCACCACCGCGAAGACCGACGACGAGGGCCGCGCGCTGCTGAAGGCGCTCGGGTTCCCCTTCAAGACCAACTGA
- the rplX gene encoding 50S ribosomal protein L24 has protein sequence MAKFKIKTGDLVQVISGSKDNKGKQGKVLRVIPETSKVVVEGINVVTRHRKASMQGEAGGIQKVEAPIHISNVALVDPETQKPTRVGYRTETVERDGRQKTVRIRVSKSTGKDL, from the coding sequence ATGGCGAAGTTCAAGATCAAGACCGGCGACCTGGTGCAGGTCATCTCCGGCAGCAAGGACAACAAGGGCAAGCAGGGCAAGGTCCTGCGCGTGATCCCCGAGACCTCCAAGGTCGTCGTGGAGGGCATCAACGTGGTGACCCGCCACCGCAAGGCCTCCATGCAGGGCGAGGCCGGCGGCATCCAGAAGGTCGAGGCGCCCATCCACATCTCGAACGTGGCGCTCGTGGACCCGGAGACCCAGAAGCCGACCCGCGTCGGCTACCGCACCGAGACCGTGGAGCGCGACGGGCGCCAGAAGACCGTCCGGATCCGCGTCTCCAAGAGCACCGGCAAGGACCTGTGA
- the rplN gene encoding 50S ribosomal protein L14, whose amino-acid sequence MIQQESRLKVADNTGAKEILTIRVLGGSGRRYAGIGDIIVATVKDAIPGGNVKKGDVVKAVIVRTKKERRRPDGSYIKFDENAAVILKNDGDPRGTRIFGPVGRELRDKKFMKIISLAPEVL is encoded by the coding sequence GTGATTCAGCAGGAGTCGCGGCTGAAGGTCGCCGACAACACGGGTGCGAAGGAAATCCTGACCATCCGCGTTCTCGGTGGATCCGGACGCCGCTACGCAGGCATCGGCGACATCATCGTCGCCACCGTCAAGGACGCGATCCCCGGCGGCAACGTCAAGAAGGGCGACGTGGTCAAGGCCGTCATCGTCCGCACGAAGAAGGAGCGTCGGCGTCCCGACGGCTCCTACATCAAGTTCGACGAGAACGCCGCGGTGATCCTCAAGAACGACGGCGACCCCCGTGGTACGCGCATCTTCGGGCCGGTCGGCCGCGAGCTGCGCGACAAGAAGTTCATGAAGATCATCTCGCTGGCCCCGGAGGTGCTCTGA
- the rpsH gene encoding 30S ribosomal protein S8, translating to MTMTDPVADMLTRLRNANSAYHDTVSMPYSKLKARVAEILKAEGYIADWTEEAAEVGKTLTLSLKFGPNRERSIAGVRRISKPGLRVYAKSTNLPKVLGGLGIAILSTSSGLLTDKQAAKKGVGGEVLAYVW from the coding sequence ATGACAATGACAGATCCTGTCGCGGACATGCTGACGCGTCTGCGCAACGCCAACTCCGCCTACCACGACACCGTGAGCATGCCGTACTCCAAGCTCAAGGCCCGCGTGGCGGAGATCCTCAAGGCCGAGGGCTACATCGCCGACTGGACGGAGGAGGCGGCCGAGGTCGGGAAGACCCTCACGCTGTCCCTGAAGTTCGGCCCCAACCGTGAGCGCTCCATCGCGGGCGTCCGGCGCATCTCGAAGCCGGGCCTGCGGGTCTACGCCAAGTCCACCAACCTCCCCAAGGTCCTGGGCGGCCTGGGCATCGCCATCCTGTCCACCTCCTCCGGGCTGCTGACCGACAAGCAGGCCGCGAAGAAGGGCGTGGGCGGCGAAGTCCTCGCGTACGTCTGGTAG
- the rpsQ gene encoding 30S ribosomal protein S17 gives MTEQINSGAEQAPERGERKTRRGYVVSDKMDKTVVVQLQDNVTHALYGKVMRRSSKVKAHDEENTAGVGDLVLISETRPLSASKRWRIVEILEKAK, from the coding sequence GTGACCGAGCAGATCAACTCCGGCGCCGAGCAGGCTCCCGAGCGCGGCGAGCGCAAGACCCGCCGCGGCTACGTGGTCTCCGACAAGATGGACAAGACCGTCGTCGTGCAGCTGCAGGACAACGTCACGCACGCCCTGTACGGCAAGGTCATGCGCCGCTCGTCGAAGGTCAAGGCCCACGACGAGGAGAACACCGCCGGCGTCGGCGACCTCGTCCTCATCTCCGAGACCCGCCCGCTGTCCGCCAGCAAGCGGTGGCGCATCGTGGAGATCCTCGAGAAGGCCAAGTGA
- the rplF gene encoding 50S ribosomal protein L6 — protein sequence MSRIGRLPISVPAGVEVAVDGALVTVKGAKGQLQHTVAAPITVALEDGTLTVSRPNDERESRSLHGLTRTLIANMIQGVSQGYSKGLEIVGTGYRVQAKGQDLEFALGYSHPVTFKAPEGISFAVEGVNKLTVNGIDKQQVGHVAAKIRGLRAPEPYKGKGVRYAGEQIRRKAGKAGK from the coding sequence ATGTCACGTATCGGACGTCTCCCCATCTCCGTTCCCGCCGGTGTGGAGGTCGCCGTCGACGGCGCCCTCGTCACCGTCAAGGGCGCCAAGGGGCAGCTGCAGCACACCGTCGCGGCCCCCATCACCGTCGCCCTCGAGGACGGCACCCTCACGGTCTCGCGGCCGAACGACGAGCGGGAGTCCCGCTCGCTGCACGGGCTGACCCGCACCCTGATCGCCAACATGATCCAGGGCGTCTCCCAGGGCTACTCCAAGGGCCTCGAGATCGTGGGCACCGGCTACCGCGTGCAGGCCAAGGGCCAGGACCTCGAGTTCGCCCTGGGCTACAGCCACCCGGTCACCTTCAAGGCCCCGGAGGGCATCTCCTTCGCCGTCGAGGGCGTCAACAAGCTGACCGTCAACGGCATCGACAAGCAGCAGGTCGGCCACGTCGCCGCCAAGATCCGCGGCCTGCGCGCCCCCGAGCCCTACAAGGGCAAGGGTGTGCGGTACGCCGGCGAGCAGATCCGCCGCAAGGCCGGAAAGGCTGGTAAGTAA